The Thermoplasma acidophilum DSM 1728 genome includes a window with the following:
- the merA gene encoding mercury(II) reductase: MSKEYDLLILGYGAAAFSAAIKASEITSGQASIAMVGTGPLGGTCVNVGCVPSKMLISAAKNLKYIAKPRYPGLKATYAVETGEVMDFIRMAVDEERHNKYEAVISGYENIDLYRSRAVFTGDRRVKLDDGQELFGYNVLIATGSRPSIPAVPGLANAGYITSNEFWALERIPESLVIIGSGPIGSEIGQAAARLGSRVHIVEIADQILPGISKDMAQMVMDAMASDGVEFSLSSMVKDVSVRNGKKIVRFEKNGVQHEIEADEILVATGRSPNADLDLEKTGVKYDRYGIEVDSTLRTSNRKIYAAGDVVKQRLKLETLASKEGVIAAENMFDHAGISVDLNSFPVAVFTSPEYASVGYTEDEALKAGLNYDVRSIYTTDVPKERILRNDRGMIKIVAEQGTGRIIGIQIVAENAADMINEASAILHAGMTVGDVIDTPHVFPTVNEGIKLAAQSFLRDISMMSCCME, from the coding sequence TTGAGTAAGGAGTACGATCTTCTCATTTTAGGGTACGGCGCTGCAGCATTCTCAGCAGCCATAAAAGCGTCGGAGATAACGTCTGGGCAGGCCAGCATAGCGATGGTCGGCACAGGGCCGCTTGGCGGAACATGTGTTAACGTTGGTTGCGTCCCTTCGAAGATGCTCATCTCAGCTGCGAAGAACCTGAAGTACATAGCGAAGCCGAGGTATCCCGGTTTAAAGGCCACATACGCAGTTGAGACTGGCGAAGTGATGGATTTCATAAGGATGGCTGTTGACGAGGAACGGCACAACAAGTATGAAGCGGTGATCTCTGGATATGAAAACATAGACCTTTACAGATCACGCGCAGTCTTCACGGGAGATCGCAGGGTTAAATTGGATGACGGACAGGAACTGTTCGGATACAACGTGTTAATAGCTACGGGAAGCAGGCCATCCATACCAGCAGTGCCCGGGCTTGCCAATGCTGGATACATAACAAGCAACGAGTTCTGGGCCCTGGAAAGAATTCCAGAGAGTCTTGTCATAATAGGCAGCGGGCCCATTGGATCTGAGATAGGCCAGGCAGCTGCAAGGCTTGGAAGCAGGGTGCACATAGTTGAGATAGCGGATCAGATACTTCCTGGCATATCTAAGGACATGGCGCAGATGGTAATGGATGCCATGGCCAGTGACGGTGTTGAATTCTCACTTTCATCCATGGTTAAAGATGTCTCAGTCAGGAACGGTAAGAAGATCGTTAGATTCGAGAAAAATGGTGTTCAGCATGAGATTGAGGCTGACGAGATCCTCGTAGCCACAGGAAGATCGCCGAATGCCGATCTGGATCTTGAGAAGACAGGCGTGAAGTATGACAGGTACGGCATTGAGGTTGACAGCACTCTCAGGACATCCAACAGGAAGATATACGCGGCAGGCGATGTGGTCAAGCAGAGACTGAAGCTTGAAACGCTTGCATCGAAGGAAGGTGTCATAGCTGCCGAGAACATGTTCGATCATGCGGGCATAAGCGTCGATCTGAATAGTTTTCCAGTTGCGGTATTTACGAGTCCGGAATACGCGTCAGTTGGTTACACGGAGGATGAGGCCCTTAAGGCCGGCTTGAATTACGATGTCAGATCGATATACACCACCGACGTGCCCAAGGAGAGGATACTGAGGAATGATCGAGGGATGATAAAGATAGTAGCAGAACAGGGAACGGGCAGAATAATTGGGATACAGATCGTTGCAGAGAACGCAGCGGACATGATAAACGAGGCATCAGCGATCCTCCATGCAGGCATGACTGTGGGCGATGTCATAGATACGCCACATGTGTTCCCGACGGTCAATGAAGGCATAAAGCTTGCAGCGCAGTCATTTCTGAGGGATATCTCCATGATGAGCTGTTGTATGGAATGA
- a CDS encoding heavy-metal-associated domain-containing protein — MKKVEMKIYGMTCDDCAVTVKNGLESVDGVLSAEVSLPEKRAEVVIDESKISPEKLEDARVFKVTRYRGEVRKIE, encoded by the coding sequence ATGAAGAAGGTTGAGATGAAGATATACGGAATGACATGCGATGATTGTGCTGTCACCGTTAAAAATGGTCTGGAAAGCGTGGACGGAGTCCTCAGTGCAGAGGTTTCCCTGCCGGAAAAGAGGGCTGAGGTGGTGATAGACGAAAGCAAGATTTCGCCTGAAAAACTGGAGGATGCCCGGGTATTCAAGGTTACAAGGTACAGAGGGGAGGTAAGAAAGATTGAGTAA
- a CDS encoding HPP family protein, with protein MAGVINVAEDSTKDINRLMGFAYFLIIFAVIVAISLVFRVALLAPPFAVSAYLITVAHRGKYSMPESVLISYIAVILITTAFHLSIGVGPISLYLTTLAVAAIITFTKYSHPPAIALAIFSFIVHSDVIFAESSLIIVAVLVVSDILIHRTLRGKNSLS; from the coding sequence ATGGCTGGTGTGATAAACGTGGCAGAAGACAGCACAAAGGATATAAATAGGCTGATGGGTTTTGCGTACTTCCTAATTATCTTCGCAGTAATAGTGGCCATCAGCCTTGTATTCAGGGTAGCGCTGCTTGCGCCTCCCTTTGCCGTTTCGGCCTACCTCATTACGGTGGCCCACAGAGGCAAGTATTCCATGCCTGAATCCGTACTGATATCGTATATCGCGGTTATATTGATAACAACGGCTTTTCACCTTTCAATTGGCGTTGGGCCGATTTCACTGTATTTAACGACACTTGCTGTGGCTGCCATCATAACTTTCACGAAGTATAGCCATCCACCCGCGATCGCTCTAGCAATATTCTCTTTCATTGTGCATTCGGACGTTATCTTTGCAGAGTCCAGCCTGATCATAGTTGCCGTACTGGTTGTATCCGATATTCTCATTCATCGTACATTAAGGGGGAAGAATTCGCTCTCTTAA
- a CDS encoding site-2 protease family protein — MEQTIKVQNEDLKYVVSVVTSRINVYDIIVDPISVKFYFFDSDNPNIDDAFDYIRRDLIDHGFIPMVIRDGENIIQVTKRPKQRYFGNIVNLILLVATILSTMYVGSQYSINFVPKGAYYELRLWGYGFLFFSAPLLLILGIHESAHFLVARKHHVKASLPFFIPFPVGIGTFGAFISLRDPLPNRKAMAEIGAAGPIAGFITALPLLFVADYFQNVVKPIPPAYIPFKVTFPLIYHLFGLNTNFTGPIFPMVFAVWVGMFATAMNLIPAGQLDGSHIVRGVLGSRANILSYVFLAFLFAIGFFYTGWWIIAIFVIFTGLVHPPALNDYSKISGLDIALGVVSLIMFILTFTIIPIKPA; from the coding sequence ATGGAGCAGACCATCAAGGTTCAGAATGAGGATTTAAAATACGTTGTCTCTGTGGTCACGTCAAGGATAAATGTATACGATATAATCGTGGATCCGATCTCAGTCAAGTTTTACTTCTTTGACAGCGATAATCCCAACATAGACGACGCCTTCGATTACATACGCAGGGATCTCATTGACCATGGCTTCATACCGATGGTGATAAGGGACGGAGAAAACATAATACAGGTGACGAAGAGGCCGAAGCAGCGTTATTTTGGCAATATAGTGAACTTGATACTTCTCGTCGCCACCATACTCTCCACAATGTATGTGGGTTCGCAGTACTCTATAAACTTCGTGCCAAAGGGTGCATACTACGAGCTTAGGCTATGGGGCTACGGTTTCCTGTTCTTCTCAGCTCCGCTGCTTCTCATACTCGGAATACATGAAAGCGCTCACTTCCTGGTCGCCAGAAAGCATCATGTCAAGGCCTCACTCCCGTTTTTCATACCGTTTCCAGTTGGCATAGGCACATTCGGCGCTTTCATATCGCTCAGGGATCCGCTTCCAAACCGCAAGGCAATGGCGGAGATAGGCGCCGCAGGGCCAATAGCCGGATTTATTACTGCCCTTCCGCTGCTCTTCGTTGCAGATTATTTTCAGAATGTTGTAAAGCCCATCCCCCCAGCATACATTCCCTTCAAGGTGACGTTTCCGCTGATATACCACCTGTTTGGTCTCAACACAAATTTCACAGGGCCAATATTTCCTATGGTATTTGCGGTCTGGGTCGGCATGTTCGCGACAGCAATGAACCTCATACCTGCGGGCCAGCTGGATGGAAGCCACATAGTCCGCGGTGTGCTGGGAAGCAGGGCCAACATACTATCGTACGTGTTTCTCGCTTTCCTGTTCGCCATAGGTTTCTTCTATACTGGATGGTGGATAATCGCCATCTTCGTGATATTCACCGGGCTCGTTCATCCACCAGCTTTAAACGATTATTCCAAGATATCGGGGCTTGACATAGCGCTGGGCGTAGTTTCATTGATAATGTTCATACTCACATTCACGATCATACCGATAAAGCCTGCATAA
- a CDS encoding MFS transporter, with amino-acid sequence METAYTVRQYGHISEILAIIGYVIPTFILVVPTFYIAYISKSLNIPYYTTFIIIGSPYIGRFIGAYMYSRFKYLGTPFTVSMSALGLISAYMSFLDSVPIMIIMRFLIGVAFGISTSFAVEVAVRTRKQHIIGLTTGGWAIGWILAAMVSAILPYRYALVSGAVALPISALGMLLRKVSIGHVIASGFNFSLYGFLIYFLAFEPAFVLQIVPQIFGSQAFLESEIAYFLAVPAYMAFPVIAKRYGFKRSVYSIASISMVLSVFAFLFLNFYAAIVFTVFGLAVNAVIPGFLRDENLSPEKIGPSMNFSAINGFMVPTLIYLIGYVRMSAVTITVISMALLILISAMGQKAFSVSVRSETHKV; translated from the coding sequence ATGGAAACTGCATACACTGTAAGACAGTATGGACATATATCTGAAATTCTGGCGATAATTGGCTATGTCATTCCGACATTTATTCTCGTAGTTCCAACATTTTACATTGCATATATATCAAAAAGTTTGAACATACCATATTATACAACATTCATTATAATTGGTTCTCCATACATAGGTAGGTTCATCGGAGCCTATATGTATTCGCGCTTCAAGTACCTGGGAACGCCGTTCACCGTCTCAATGTCAGCGCTCGGACTTATCTCGGCCTACATGTCATTTCTAGACAGTGTTCCCATAATGATAATCATGCGATTCCTCATTGGAGTGGCCTTCGGCATATCAACTTCATTTGCCGTGGAGGTTGCAGTCCGAACAAGAAAGCAGCACATAATCGGCCTCACCACGGGAGGGTGGGCAATAGGATGGATACTCGCAGCCATGGTTTCCGCCATACTGCCCTACAGATATGCACTGGTTTCAGGCGCAGTAGCGCTGCCGATCTCCGCTCTCGGGATGCTCCTCAGAAAAGTCAGCATAGGCCATGTCATAGCTTCAGGCTTCAACTTCTCCCTGTATGGGTTCCTGATTTACTTTCTGGCTTTCGAACCTGCATTCGTTTTGCAGATAGTGCCGCAGATCTTCGGATCGCAGGCGTTCCTTGAGTCAGAAATTGCATATTTCCTCGCGGTACCGGCTTATATGGCATTTCCTGTAATTGCCAAGCGCTACGGATTTAAGAGATCCGTCTATTCCATAGCGTCCATATCTATGGTGTTATCTGTATTCGCATTCCTGTTCCTCAACTTCTATGCTGCGATCGTGTTTACCGTCTTTGGCCTGGCGGTAAATGCGGTAATTCCCGGGTTCTTAAGGGATGAAAACCTGAGCCCGGAGAAGATAGGGCCGTCAATGAATTTCTCTGCCATAAACGGTTTCATGGTGCCAACGCTGATCTATCTGATCGGATACGTTCGTATGTCAGCTGTCACCATAACCGTGATCTCAATGGCCCTGCTCATCCTGATCTCAGCCATGGGCCAGAAAGCATTTTCAGTCTCGGTACGATCTGAGACGCACAAGGTCTAA
- a CDS encoding MDR family MFS transporter codes for MIGGNAPAPYYRNRSLWGVSIAASVRSIGYGATWPFLAVYFNTYLHMSLLFVGLIFTLNSGISIVFSLFAGYMAAAFGRKFTLVLGNVAGFILYLLLSIFSGKNVAIISTLFVLTAFSGSLVFPSANSIVSDITSSMDREMGYAIYRIMANLGWAIGPLISAIIFSYGFGFIFLFVAIANAFATVIALIFVKTNTKFRSNRSGFLVKDYTLFFFSVPVFLLIMVSSQFSVTLPIYIVDDLHIVIKNLAYFYAVNGIVVVVGQYPISRMMRGHSDLYGLIFGSVFYTIGYLMVSFSHSLFYLIIDMIIITIGENFTSPNISTVASKIAPRDKVGRYMGFIGMINQLARTASPSVGTFILYSLSSSPILVWPAIDGFGISAIILFLVFKIAFVDRSRASGRPVNI; via the coding sequence ATGATCGGTGGGAATGCGCCGGCACCATACTACAGGAACAGGTCTCTGTGGGGAGTTAGCATTGCAGCCTCGGTAAGATCCATAGGTTACGGTGCAACATGGCCGTTTCTTGCCGTGTACTTCAACACGTATCTTCACATGAGCCTATTGTTCGTTGGCCTTATATTCACGCTGAACTCCGGCATTTCCATAGTCTTCAGCCTGTTTGCCGGCTACATGGCAGCCGCATTCGGAAGGAAATTCACACTCGTGCTGGGAAACGTGGCCGGTTTTATCCTGTACTTGCTGCTGTCGATCTTTTCTGGAAAAAACGTAGCGATCATATCGACACTCTTCGTGCTGACGGCGTTTTCCGGATCGCTAGTCTTCCCCTCTGCAAACTCAATAGTTTCAGATATAACCTCGAGCATGGATCGTGAAATGGGATATGCAATCTACAGGATAATGGCAAACCTTGGCTGGGCCATAGGCCCTCTCATAAGTGCAATCATATTCTCCTATGGTTTCGGCTTCATATTTCTGTTCGTGGCCATAGCCAACGCCTTCGCCACCGTGATTGCCCTTATCTTTGTGAAGACGAATACGAAGTTCCGATCGAACAGATCCGGCTTTCTGGTCAAGGATTACACGCTTTTCTTTTTCAGCGTACCGGTTTTCCTGCTGATAATGGTTTCATCGCAATTCTCCGTTACTTTGCCAATATACATAGTTGATGACCTCCATATTGTGATAAAGAACCTGGCCTACTTCTATGCTGTCAACGGAATAGTGGTTGTCGTGGGCCAGTATCCCATATCCAGAATGATGAGGGGGCACTCTGACCTTTACGGCCTCATATTCGGATCTGTCTTCTACACCATCGGGTATCTTATGGTCTCGTTCTCGCACAGCCTGTTCTATCTCATAATCGACATGATCATTATAACCATAGGCGAGAACTTTACCTCACCGAACATAAGCACTGTGGCGTCGAAAATCGCACCCAGGGACAAGGTTGGGCGTTATATGGGGTTCATAGGCATGATAAACCAGCTTGCCAGAACGGCATCGCCGTCCGTGGGCACATTCATACTATATTCGCTTTCATCTTCTCCCATCCTGGTCTGGCCAGCGATAGATGGATTCGGCATATCGGCCATCATCCTGTTCCTTGTATTCAAGATCGCATTCGTTGACAGGAGCAGGGCTTCTGGCAGGCCTGTGAATATCTGA
- a CDS encoding 2,3-diphosphoglycerate-dependent phosphoglycerate mutase — protein sequence MKIAILIRHGESDINVKGILSDTIDNNMLTEKGMRQAEHAAAELKGIDIKNFYSSPIKRAFDTAQIIADSFNKDVVTDQRLIEIGLGKARGRKANEFTNGLYSGHITGKIREDLEMEKWDSLQKRVVEAIASREGINVYVTHSDPIRAAISYFLEMGEEETYGLSIKNASMTVIDVEIGRILTLGAISMTDSVRKYLNIQ from the coding sequence ATGAAGATCGCTATACTTATAAGGCATGGGGAGAGCGATATCAATGTCAAGGGTATCCTATCAGATACAATAGACAATAATATGCTAACCGAGAAGGGTATGAGGCAGGCCGAACATGCGGCGGCCGAGCTCAAGGGCATAGATATTAAGAATTTCTATTCAAGTCCGATAAAACGTGCGTTCGACACAGCGCAGATCATAGCGGACAGTTTCAACAAGGACGTGGTCACGGATCAGCGCCTGATAGAGATCGGTCTTGGCAAGGCACGAGGCAGAAAGGCAAACGAGTTCACGAATGGTCTATATAGTGGGCACATAACCGGGAAGATCAGGGAAGATCTTGAAATGGAGAAGTGGGATAGCCTTCAAAAACGCGTGGTTGAGGCCATAGCATCAAGGGAAGGTATAAACGTTTACGTGACCCACTCTGATCCAATAAGAGCAGCCATTTCGTATTTCCTGGAAATGGGTGAGGAAGAAACATACGGCCTCTCCATAAAGAATGCGTCTATGACGGTAATAGATGTGGAGATAGGAAGAATCCTTACACTGGGTGCCATATCAATGACAGACAGTGTCCGGAAATATCTCAATATTCAATAG
- a CDS encoding class I SAM-dependent methyltransferase — translation MATTEGNFTGKAEAYSKYRPSYPPEIIKLLNDKYGFTKDMIVADMGCGTGILASMFLENGNTVICVDPNDDMLNMARKNLSRYSNVTFVNGKAESTHLNDHSVNVITAGQSFHWFDEDKAKREFRRILKPPNLVVLIWNDRDVRDPFTEQYEEIIREFSKGYRGTGSTAISVERIYSFFNYDYDYYQMDNLQELDLDGLVGRYLSTSYSLKEDDPRYKDAMSRLQDLFTTNQKNGKIILRYTTRVFIGRIM, via the coding sequence ATGGCTACAACAGAGGGGAATTTTACAGGCAAGGCTGAGGCCTATTCCAAATACAGGCCTTCCTATCCGCCAGAGATCATAAAACTTCTGAACGATAAATACGGCTTCACGAAGGATATGATCGTTGCGGATATGGGTTGCGGCACTGGAATACTAGCGTCAATGTTCCTTGAGAATGGAAACACGGTAATATGCGTGGATCCGAATGACGATATGCTTAACATGGCCAGAAAGAACCTTTCTCGTTACAGTAACGTTACTTTTGTCAATGGCAAGGCCGAATCTACCCATCTGAACGACCATTCTGTCAATGTTATAACGGCCGGCCAGTCTTTCCACTGGTTTGATGAGGATAAGGCGAAGAGGGAATTCAGGAGGATACTGAAGCCTCCGAACCTCGTCGTACTCATATGGAACGATAGGGATGTGCGCGATCCTTTCACTGAGCAGTACGAAGAGATCATTCGTGAGTTCAGCAAGGGGTATCGCGGCACAGGTAGCACCGCAATCTCCGTTGAGCGAATATACAGTTTCTTCAACTACGATTATGACTATTACCAGATGGACAATCTCCAGGAGCTAGACCTTGATGGATTGGTGGGAAGGTATCTGTCCACGTCTTACAGCCTTAAGGAAGACGATCCGAGGTACAAGGATGCGATGTCAAGGCTCCAGGATCTGTTCACCACAAATCAGAAAAATGGTAAGATAATATTGAGGTACACCACCAGGGTATTCATAGGTCGAATAATGTGA
- a CDS encoding alkaline phosphatase family protein, with translation MILDTYGKATANRIDDDRIKPNYEGYNLYNVPNSILEVFGVGGQERLADSIFTYFRGSYDRIVFFYLDGFGYDKFTNPAYGSHLHEAFSQNGYLCPITTVFPSTTAAANTTINTGLPPSDHGLLEWILYFDEARTVALTLPYKPIVKRYRKRFEHMKPANLFRGETVFHRLRSDGIRSVSFLKSNIVSGEYTKLIQEGSDVIGYSYITDGLLLLKNEIMRGAYDYYYFYVDNIDHIGHVYGPESEMYRLEASTISNMIVDTFRQIPAENLKNTLIVITSDHGHIQVDSSRIVYLNDKRKIFRSLKSDGRYKIPPVGSPRDVFLFVKKEDLDDVVRYAKKEFGGAFIDLVENIVSQQFFGPRKPADLTLRRAGNMIIVPPGNEMIWYRLPGMRDSHMRGMHGGLSEKEMLIPLAFGEASKLF, from the coding sequence ATGATACTGGATACGTACGGCAAGGCCACCGCGAACAGGATCGATGATGACAGAATAAAACCGAATTACGAGGGCTACAACCTTTACAATGTTCCGAACTCCATTTTAGAAGTTTTTGGTGTAGGTGGCCAGGAGAGGCTTGCAGACAGCATATTCACTTATTTCAGGGGATCTTATGATAGGATAGTTTTCTTCTATCTTGATGGCTTCGGATATGACAAGTTTACTAATCCGGCTTATGGTTCTCATCTTCACGAGGCTTTTTCCCAGAACGGATATCTTTGTCCGATAACTACGGTGTTTCCATCGACCACCGCTGCTGCAAACACCACCATAAATACCGGCCTGCCTCCATCGGATCACGGCCTACTTGAATGGATCCTTTACTTTGATGAAGCGAGGACAGTGGCCCTTACGCTGCCCTACAAGCCAATAGTAAAGCGGTATAGAAAACGGTTTGAGCACATGAAGCCTGCGAATCTGTTCAGGGGAGAAACTGTGTTCCATCGCCTAAGATCCGATGGAATACGCAGTGTTTCATTCCTGAAGTCCAATATAGTCAGCGGCGAATATACAAAACTGATACAGGAAGGCTCAGATGTGATAGGCTATTCTTACATAACTGACGGCCTTCTTCTTCTGAAAAATGAGATAATGCGCGGCGCCTATGACTATTACTACTTCTACGTGGACAATATAGACCATATTGGCCATGTCTACGGGCCAGAGAGCGAAATGTACAGGTTGGAGGCTTCAACCATATCCAACATGATAGTGGACACGTTCAGGCAGATACCTGCTGAAAATCTTAAAAATACGCTCATCGTGATAACATCGGATCACGGGCACATTCAGGTGGATTCGTCAAGAATCGTTTACCTGAACGACAAGAGAAAGATATTCAGATCTTTGAAGAGCGATGGACGATACAAGATACCTCCTGTTGGAAGCCCGAGAGACGTCTTTCTATTCGTTAAGAAGGAAGATCTGGATGATGTCGTTAGATATGCGAAGAAAGAGTTCGGCGGTGCATTCATAGATCTGGTGGAAAACATAGTTTCACAGCAATTCTTTGGTCCGCGGAAGCCTGCGGATCTCACACTTAGGCGGGCCGGAAACATGATCATAGTGCCGCCCGGCAACGAGATGATCTGGTACAGGCTTCCGGGCATGCGCGATTCGCACATGAGAGGGATGCATGGCGGGCTGTCAGAGAAGGAGATGCTGATACCGTTGGCATTCGGCGAGGCATCAAAATTGTTTTGA
- the arcC gene encoding carbamate kinase, with the protein MSRIVIALGGNALLQNGEKRDYETQYEHAYKTFESLRFVTEDNEVVITHGNGPQVGDIQQSHDISGIGAYLHQSVAMSQGYIGEILANAYTNIKTKYNLRKNIFTIITRVLVDENDPAFSNPEKPIGRYYSDAEVEEARKNGWIMKKFRDGWRRVVPSPDPRQILEEPVIEYLLHNGNLPIAVGGGGVPVVRKGEQIHGIDAVIDKDLASSVLATAIRADFLMILTDVDNVYVNYGKPDQKGLHEVHVEEIEKYLKEGQFGEGSMKPKVMAAIRFIKNGGKKAFITSIENSMNALSGRSGTIIVR; encoded by the coding sequence ATGAGCAGGATCGTAATAGCATTGGGAGGAAATGCACTTCTACAAAATGGAGAGAAACGGGATTACGAAACGCAATACGAACATGCATACAAAACATTCGAAAGCCTCAGGTTCGTGACTGAAGACAACGAAGTGGTCATAACACATGGAAACGGCCCGCAGGTGGGAGACATACAACAGAGCCACGATATCTCGGGCATAGGGGCATACCTACACCAGAGCGTTGCAATGTCCCAGGGGTACATAGGAGAGATACTTGCGAACGCTTACACCAACATTAAGACCAAATACAACCTGCGCAAGAACATATTCACCATAATAACCAGGGTACTCGTGGATGAGAATGACCCAGCGTTCAGCAATCCGGAGAAGCCAATAGGCCGGTACTACAGCGATGCTGAGGTTGAAGAAGCAAGAAAGAACGGCTGGATCATGAAGAAGTTTCGAGATGGCTGGCGCAGGGTCGTGCCATCACCCGATCCGAGACAGATACTGGAGGAACCCGTTATCGAATACCTGCTCCACAACGGCAATCTGCCCATAGCAGTCGGAGGCGGCGGCGTCCCAGTTGTCAGGAAGGGCGAACAGATACATGGCATCGATGCCGTAATAGACAAGGATCTGGCCTCATCCGTTCTGGCCACAGCTATAAGGGCAGACTTCCTGATGATACTTACTGATGTTGACAACGTTTACGTGAACTACGGAAAGCCTGATCAGAAGGGGCTTCACGAGGTACACGTCGAAGAGATCGAAAAATACCTAAAAGAAGGGCAGTTTGGAGAGGGGAGCATGAAGCCAAAGGTCATGGCTGCCATAAGGTTCATAAAGAATGGCGGCAAAAAGGCATTCATAACATCGATAGAGAACAGCATGAATGCTCTATCAGGGAGATCCGGGACTATCATTGTACGATGA